One Thermodesulforhabdaceae bacterium genomic region harbors:
- the larB gene encoding nickel pincer cofactor biosynthesis protein LarB, protein MADIRKLLESFRDGKVSVETVVEYIKKLPYEELVEKTTEGSLTFARLDHHRIFRRGIPEVIYGEGKSLEHLKSIVEAMVKTGTDVLITRLEGEKAEKLCKQFPEGKYSATARTWILSPAGNTSRIPDGYVAVLTGGTLDIPVAEEAAITAEFLGSSVKRFYDVGVAGIHRLFDIIDEVQKATVWVVVAGMEGALPSVVAGLVEGPVIAVPTSVGYGANFGGIAPLLSALNSCAPGVVVVNIDNGFGGGYVASLIHKRIVCSNIRR, encoded by the coding sequence ATGGCAGACATCCGTAAGCTACTTGAAAGTTTCCGAGACGGTAAGGTTAGCGTCGAAACTGTTGTGGAATACATAAAGAAGCTGCCTTACGAAGAGTTGGTGGAAAAAACTACCGAGGGATCTTTAACCTTTGCCCGTCTTGATCACCACCGTATATTCCGCCGTGGAATTCCAGAAGTAATATACGGAGAAGGTAAGAGTCTAGAACACTTGAAATCTATTGTAGAAGCCATGGTAAAAACTGGGACAGACGTTCTAATCACAAGGCTTGAAGGCGAAAAGGCAGAAAAACTCTGTAAACAATTCCCCGAAGGAAAATACTCAGCAACCGCCAGAACATGGATTTTATCTCCGGCTGGAAACACTTCGAGGATTCCCGATGGATACGTTGCTGTTCTTACTGGCGGGACGCTTGACATTCCGGTGGCAGAAGAAGCTGCTATTACGGCGGAGTTTTTGGGAAGTTCGGTAAAGCGATTTTATGATGTTGGAGTAGCTGGCATTCACAGGCTGTTTGATATCATTGATGAAGTTCAAAAAGCCACTGTCTGGGTTGTTGTTGCCGGTATGGAGGGAGCTCTTCCAAGTGTTGTAGCTGGGCTTGTAGAAGGTCCCGTTATTGCCGTGCCAACAAGTGTTGGCTACGGTGCAAATTTTGGGGGAATCGCTCCCCTGTTATCCGCTTTAAACAGCTGCGCCCCTGGAGTCGTTGTGGTAAATATTGACAACGGCTTCGGCGGGGGGTATGTGGCATCTCTGATCCACAAAAGAATTGTTTGTTCAAACATAAGGAGGTAA